aacgTAGCTAAAATTTATCGTGTTAGCTATCATTATGACACCAACAATATTAAGGAGCTAAAAATAGCATTTATGAACGTGGAGaactaaacataatttttaattttgtgaataaaaagaaaaaagaagaccCAGTTTTGAAAGACTTACAATAATTTATGTATACATAACATATTATAggattttaatgttaataaaaaatataattgaaatatcctcaaaatatattttaacaatacatAATATCGTTAAAACATATCTAAttcttatttacttttatatattatttagctaacaattcttttacatttataatttaatgagTTTGTTTGACAGTTTAAgctattaaataatttttaagtagtaaaaaataaaggaaaaaaaattatttaacccTTTCGAAAATAGCTTCTGATTAAAGCTTTTAAAAACTGGCTTATAAGCCAAATTTGGTATTCTAGTTTGATACGCCTCTCCAACACTTTTTAAAATGATTGGTTCCATAAAGTTttggaaaaaaagtaaaagaaaaatttgaattccactttttttctttttcttttaattaattatttcgtACCTAACTTTACGTCTAGTTTTTGCGTAAACAAaacttcatatttaattttaattactcaTGCAATATCTAATTCATTGgtgttacaaaaataataagaattaaataaacaataattttgaaaattaaaattaaaacaaaaacattaattttacaaaacaaaaagcatAGTTAAACATTAAGAAAACCAATACTATCACTAAATTTTCTTGAAGGTATTAGTTAAGGAATTAAGAGTTATTATTTTTGCCTAGTGCTTAAATTGTCCTATcctatgatattttaataaaaatattctcatAATTTCTTAACGAATGTGCTAACAATATTACTTTCAGACTGACCTTACACTAATGATAcatacttttatatttgttttataattttttccattttcgAAATATCATcgtttcaattttaattaatgaaattaactATCTAAAATACTCTTTAGACAAAACCGCGTTCCACTTATAGAACTCAAAACAATAATTCTTTAATAAttgatacaaaaatatttaaaatattctaataagaaaataagtccagaatgagaagaaatgaaaatatatttgaatccTAATACACGTCAATTGTATCATACATATTTATTACTAGAATAAATAGTCTCTTCACTGAagtattacaataaaaaattaatctaaatataaaaactttatttttttttaattataataatttaagataattgaatatatatttcaattttaataattatcaccTCCCTGTATTTATTAAAGAggtaatttaacttttattctttattttgtagatttaatataatactattttcttcaagattaattgtatatttcgtattaatattactttctgataattattaaaaaccactaaatacatatttaattaattcaataatcaataaaattcaacattttCGTACTAAAAgtttaatcttatttaaaaacaaaatatgaataCTTATCACGCCTGTTTAccttatcattaaaataaaaaattaattttattatatttatatattcgcagtctctttcattttatttttgcctatgtttttatatatatatataccatgCATAAAATCTATAGATATATTTTCCCTATTTTTGATtaggtaaaattgaaaaaaaatatcataaagtTTTGTCACTGAATATTTTTTTGCCCTTCATTCTCAGCAAAAAGCGAAATAGTCAAAGAAAGAAACTCGATAAGTCTTCGTCTTCATCAATAGTCTACACCTCTCTGAACttgtccaaaaaaaaaaaaacttagcgTGTTATTCGTTTGACTCGTGAATATCTTCTCTTTTGTGTTCTCATCACAGTTCCTGAAACGCattctcactctcttctttccCATCATCACTATATACCGATTCTCTCTCTACATAATTCTTGGTCTAGTCTTCCTTTTGTTCTGTTCCATGTGCCTTGCCCTTTCCTTTGGGCAAAGTGATTATTCCCTGCTATTTCTGAGTTGACTTGTTCAATATCCCAGGTGGGTATTTCAGTGCTCCTGGGCAAAATTCACGTGATTTCTGAATCTGGGTTCCTTCTAtttatgtttgtgttgattTGTGTCAAAAGGGATTTTTTAAAgatgtattttttatgtaagTTCAGTGGGTTTTGGCGAAGACTGTGAATTTTGTTCTTAAAGGGGGGTGGGGAATAGTTGCCCTTTTTtgctctctcttttttttctattcgtGGGTTGGTTGATTTGGTCGGTGTGAATTGTGGACTGCTGAATTGAGTTCATGGTGTTTGTTTTATTGTGTTTCAGGGCATGTATGTGCACTTGTGAGGATTCAAGTGCTATGGAGTGTATAAATTTTACGCTACAGCTTCATTAGTTACCAATTTTGGTGAATTATCTCAATACCTTGTTCTTGGATTTTTGGTAAAGATGGTTGAGGGTAGCCAAGTTTTCAGTTCTCATGTTATTGTTAGTTTCTTTCTGCTGGTTTTCTGTGGCATGGTTTGTGGGACTGATAGTGATATATCCTGCTTGAGAAGTGTAAAGGCAGCACTTGAGGACCCTTTCAAGTATTTGCAATCCTGGGATTTCAGCAACAGAACAGAAGGGAGTATATGCAAGTTCACCGGGGTTGAGTGTTGGCACCCTGATGAGAACAGGGTCTTGAATCTGAAACTGTCAAACATGGGACTCAAGGGTGAGTTTCCACGCGGCATTAAAAATTGCTCAAGCATGACAGGATTAGATTTTTCACTTAACAGACTCTCTAACACCATTCCAGCAGATATATCCACACTTCTTACCTATGCGACAACCATTGATCTATCCTCAAATGATTTTACCGGGGAAATACCTGCTTCCCTCTCAAACTGTACCTATCTTAATACTCTCAGACTTGATCAAAACCAACTCTCTGGTCAAATTCCTTCAAATTTGAGCCAGCTCCCGCGGCTTAAGGCTTTTAGTGTTTCCAATAATCTTTTGACAGGGCCGGTTCCAGCCTTTAACGCAAGTGTGGCTGATGCAGGAAGTTATGCAAATAATTCTGGCCTGTGTGGTGGTCCCTTGGATGCTTGCCATGCCAACTCTGCAAAGAGTAACACTGCTGTTATAGCTGGAGCAGCTGTTGGTGGTGTGACAGTTGCAGCATTAGGTTTGGGCATTGGAATGTTCTTCTACGTGCGTCGTATTTCTTATAGGAAGAAGGAAGAGGACCCTGAAGGAAACAAGTGGGCAAGAAGTCTAAAGGGAACCAAAACAATAAAGGTAAGCTATATCAATATTATACATGGAGCTGAAAATTCCTTTTATTTCTAGGATTGATCCGTGTTTTAGAAGATTGCTTAGTTATAGAAAGTTTATCACGCATGATGATTTCTTTTTGTATATTTCCATTTAAATTTATGCAGCCAAAGTTAATGTGATTTGAACTCTTGCGTATTATGTGTAACTGTGCTGAATTTGTACACCAGGTTTCTATGTTTGAGAAGGAAATTTCAAAAATGAACTTGAATGATCTCATGAAGGCAACTAATAACTTCAGTAGTAGCAATATTATTGGGTCTGGAAGATCAGGAACTGTTTACAAAGCTGTCCTTCCTGATGGCACATCACTCATGGTTAAGAGATTGCAGGAATCTCAACACTCAGAGAAAGAATTTATGTCTGAGATGGCTATACTAGGGACTGTCAAACATCGTAACCTGGTTCCTCTTTTAGGTTTTTGTCTGGCTAAAAGGGAGAGGCTTTTGGTCTATAAAAATATGCCAAATGGTACCCTCCATGATCAACTTCATCCTGAGGCAGGCGTGTGCACCATGGATTGGGCTGTAAGGCTCAAAATTGCAATTGGCGCAGCCAAAGGGTTGGCATGGCTTCATCATAGCTGCAATCCCCGTATTCTCCATCGAAACATAAGCTCTAAGTGCATCTTGTTGGATGCTGATTTTGAGCCCAAAATTTCTGATTTTGGTCTTGCTAGATTGATGAACCCAATTGATACACATTTGAGTACTTTTGTGAATGGGGAGTTTGGGGATTTGGGTTATGTTGCTCCTGAATATACAAAAACTTTGGTGGCTACTCCTAAAGGGGATATTTATAGCTTTGGGACCGTGCTTCTTGAGCTGGTGACAGGTGAAAGACCTACTCATGTGGCTAAAGCTCCTGAAACTTTCAAGGGAAATTTGGTTGAATGGATTTCACAGCAATCTAGCAATGCAAAACTCCATGCTGTCATTGATGAATCATTACTTGGGAATGGAGTAGACCAGGAAGTTTTCCAATTTCTGAAGGTTGCATGCAATTGTGTTTCAGAAATGCCAAAGGAGAGGCCTACCATGTTTGAAGTATACCAGCTTCTAAGAGCCATTGGCTTGAATTATAATTTCACAGTTGAGGATGAGATAATGCTGCCTGTAGACTCTGGTGACGCTGAGAACTTAGAAGAACTTATTGTAGCTCGAGAGGGACATAACTGAAAAGGTATGTGTATGTGAGATATAACTAGGCTATGcaatcaattttattatgtaaGTATCTCTTTCCTTGTGGCCCTAAAATAAATGttagtgttatatatatatatatatatatatatatatatatatatatatatatatataggttttaTGGTCTAGATCCACTAGTGTCCTATCAATGTTGAAACATCAATTGTTATAATccttatttttctcaatttcctTGTTCTTCCCCTCATGTTGGCAGATTTTCTTTCCCCTGGAGTATTTTATGAGTTCAATGTAATGAGTTGTGAGTTAC
This sequence is a window from Vigna angularis cultivar LongXiaoDou No.4 chromosome 2, ASM1680809v1, whole genome shotgun sequence. Protein-coding genes within it:
- the LOC108329493 gene encoding probably inactive leucine-rich repeat receptor-like protein kinase At5g48380 isoform X1, which gives rise to MVEGSQVFSSHVIVSFFLLVFCGMVCGTDSDISCLRSVKAALEDPFKYLQSWDFSNRTEGSICKFTGVECWHPDENRVLNLKLSNMGLKGEFPRGIKNCSSMTGLDFSLNRLSNTIPADISTLLTYATTIDLSSNDFTGEIPASLSNCTYLNTLRLDQNQLSGQIPSNLSQLPRLKAFSVSNNLLTGPVPAFNASVADAGSYANNSGLCGGPLDACHANSAKSNTAVIAGAAVGGVTVAALGLGIGMFFYVRRISYRKKEEDPEGNKWARSLKGTKTIKVSMFEKEISKMNLNDLMKATNNFSSSNIIGSGRSGTVYKAVLPDGTSLMVKRLQESQHSEKEFMSEMAILGTVKHRNLVPLLGFCLAKRERLLVYKNMPNGTLHDQLHPEAGVCTMDWAVRLKIAIGAAKGLAWLHHSCNPRILHRNISSKCILLDADFEPKISDFGLARLMNPIDTHLSTFVNGEFGDLGYVAPEYTKTLVATPKGDIYSFGTVLLELVTGERPTHVAKAPETFKGNLVEWISQQSSNAKLHAVIDESLLGNGVDQEVFQFLKVACNCVSEMPKERPTMFEVYQLLRAIGLNYNFTVEDEIMLPVDSGDAENLEELIVAREGHN
- the LOC108329493 gene encoding probably inactive leucine-rich repeat receptor-like protein kinase At5g48380 isoform X2; translated protein: MVEGSQVFSSHVIVSFFLLVFCGMVCGTDSDISCLRSVKAALEDPFKYLQSWDFSNRTEGSICKFTGVECWHPDENRVLNLKLSNMGLKGSYANNSGLCGGPLDACHANSAKSNTAVIAGAAVGGVTVAALGLGIGMFFYVRRISYRKKEEDPEGNKWARSLKGTKTIKVSMFEKEISKMNLNDLMKATNNFSSSNIIGSGRSGTVYKAVLPDGTSLMVKRLQESQHSEKEFMSEMAILGTVKHRNLVPLLGFCLAKRERLLVYKNMPNGTLHDQLHPEAGVCTMDWAVRLKIAIGAAKGLAWLHHSCNPRILHRNISSKCILLDADFEPKISDFGLARLMNPIDTHLSTFVNGEFGDLGYVAPEYTKTLVATPKGDIYSFGTVLLELVTGERPTHVAKAPETFKGNLVEWISQQSSNAKLHAVIDESLLGNGVDQEVFQFLKVACNCVSEMPKERPTMFEVYQLLRAIGLNYNFTVEDEIMLPVDSGDAENLEELIVAREGHN